The DNA window TCAGGCGATGCTCGTGATGGCTTATACCGAGGCTTTTCTGGCGACCGGTAACCGGGAGTACCGGAAGACCGCGGAGGCGACGATCCAGTATGTCTTACGTGACCTGGTAACCAGGGAGGGGGGGTTTGCCGCAGCGCAGGACGCGGACAGCGAGGGGGAGGAGGGGCGGTATTACCTCTGGACGCTCGCGGAGGTCAGGGGCCTCCTGACCCAGGATGAGGCCGCTACGTTCACCACCGCCTACCAAATGACAGAGCGAGGGAATTTTACCGACCCATCCAACCCAAAACTGACTGGCAGGAACGTGCTCTACCGATCTCCTGATGCCCCCCTGCAGGACCCTGACCTCCATCTCGTCGCCGCCGATGCGAAGCTGGCGGCGGCCAGGCGAGAACGGGTGCCCCCCCTGACCGACGACAAGGTGCTGACCGGCTGGAACGGGCTGATGATCGCAGCGCTGGCCAGGGCCGGGCGGGCCTTCGGGGTGGCAGATTATATTGACGTAGCCGGCAGGGCCGCCGACTTTCTGCTCGGTACGATGCGGGATCAGGGCGGCCGGCTCCTCCACCGCTACCGGGACGGCGAGGTTGCGATCAGTGGACAGGCAGAGGACTACGCCGCCCTGATCTGGGGGCTGCTCGATCTCTACCAGGCAACGTTCACGGTCCGTTACCTCGCCGATGCGGTCGAGGTGATGAAAGAGTTCACCGCCCGGTGCTGGGATCCGGCAGGGGGCGGATTCTTCTCGGCGGCCGAGGACGCGACCGATCTGATCGTCCGGCAGAAGGAGCAGTACGACGGGGCGATGCCGTCGGCGAACTCGGTCGCCTTCATGGATCTGCTGCTGCTCGCCCGGCTGACTGGTGAGCCGGCATACGAGGAACAGGCCGAAGAACTCGGCCGGTTCATGACCGGGGTGGTCGAACAGTCGCCCCTGATCGCTACTTTCTTCCTCGCCGGCCTCGACTTCGCCCTCGGCCCTGCCCAGGAGGTGGTCATCGTAGGCGATGAGGGGGCAGTTGATACCACGGCGATGGTCAGGGCGCTTGCAGAGCGGTTCCTACCGTCGACGACGGTGCAGTTCAAACCGGCGGCCGCCGGCGCGGAGGACCTGACGACTGTGGCACCGTTCACGGCCTCAATGGAGAGAAAGGACGGGAGGGCCACCGTGTATGTCTGTTCTGGGCAGTCCTGCGCTCCGCCGGCTGTGGGAGTGGAGGCGATGCTCGAGGTGATCGAGGGGGGCGGAAGGATCATCTTCTGACCAGCGACCGGATCCGTTCTCCCTGCAGATTTATCAGATCCTACACCCAACTTTAGTCCACGTTATCCATGACCAGCACCGCCCATCACGAAGAACAGGTCCCGACCCTGATCATCCGCCCGCCGCGGAAGTGGGTACCGATCGACTTTCAGGAGATCTGGGCGTACCGGGAACTGCTCTACTTCTTCACCTGGCGGGATGTAAAGATCCGGTACAAGCAGACCGGCCTCGGGTTCGCATGGGCGATCATCCAACCGCTCTTCACGATGCTTATCTTCACGCTGATCTTCGGAGGGTTCGCACATATCCCGTCCGACGGGATCCCGTACCCACTCTTCAGTTATGCGGCGTTGTTGCCATGGACCCTCTTCGCCGAGGGAATGACCAGGTCGACGAACAGTATGGTTGTGAATGCCCCCATCATGACCAAGGTCTACTTCCCGCGGCTGCTGATGCCGATCTCAGGGATCATGTCGCCGCTGGTGGACTTCTGCATCGCGTTCCTGATCATGATTGCGATGATGTTCTACTACGGGTTCATGCCGACACTGAACGTGGTCTTCCTGCCGCTCTTCCTGCTGCTCGCGATCGGAACCTCGCTCGGGGTCGGTCTCTGGCTCTCGGCGCTGAACGTGCAGTACCGGGACTTTCAGTACACGGTACCGTTCCTGATCCAGATCTGGATGTACGCCTCGCCGGTGGTCTACCCGGCCTCGATGCTGCCGGAGAGCCTCCGGGTGCTATATGGACTGAATCCAATGGCCGGCGTGATCGAGGGGTTCCGGTGGGCCCTGCTCGGATCTACGCCGCCGAGTGCAATGATCCTGGTCTCAGTCGGTGTGGTCGTGGTGCTGTTGGTGTCGGGACTGTTCTACTTCAAGAAGATGGAGCAGTACTTCGCGGATCTGGTGTGAACGGAGGAAATGAATGTCAGATGATGTCGCGATCAGGGTAAAGAACCTCGGCAAACGGTATAAGTTGGGGCAGCAGACTGGGGGGTACAAAACCATGGGTGAGACGATCACACGGCTGGTAAAGTCCCCGTTCCGACGATTTCAGCATCAGGACTCAAAGAAGATAGACGGGGCCGACGCCTTTTGGGCTCTGAAGAATATCTCGTTTGAGGTGAAGAAGGGAGAGGTGATCGGATTCATCGGGAGGAACGGAGCCGGCAAGTCGACACTGCTGAAGATCCTCTCCCGGATCACGGCACCGACCGAGGGGACGGTCGAGGTGCACGGCAGGATCGGATCGTTACTTGAGGTGGGAACCGGATTTCACCCTGAGTTGACCGGTCGGGAGAACATCTTTCTGAGCGGTTCCATCATGGGGATGAAGAAGGCGGAAATCGATGAGAAGTTCGATGAGATCGTGGAGTTTTCCGAGATCGAGAAGTTCCTCGACACCCCGGTGAAACGCTACTCAAGCGGGATGTATGTCAGGCTTGCGTTCGCAGTGGCAGCACACCTGGACCCAGAGATTCTGATCGTGGACGAGGTCCTCGCCGTCGGAGATATGAAGTTTCAGAAAAAATGCCTGGGAAAAATGAGTGATGTCGCAAAAGGTGGACGCACCGTCCTTTTTGTGAGCCACAACATGGGTGCGATGACCACGCTCTGCAAGACGGGATTCCTCCTCAGCAACGGCTCGATTATCAAGGAGGGGGAGATCAAAGAGGTCGTTGCCCATTACCTGGACCAGATGAAGGATCGGACCGGGCAGTACATCAGGGATGCTTCAGAACCGATCAAAAAACTGGCGATCTCACGGGTGACGCTTCAGAGGGATAACGAGGTCGTAACCCGGTATTACAATAAGGATGTTCTGAACGTCACTATCGATATCATCGTTAAAACTGTGGTGTTTGGAGCACAACTCGCAGTCGGACTGTACACCGGGAGTGATGACTGCATCTTCTCGACAACCAATCAGGACTGGAGTGAAGAGAAAGAGATCCTCGAACCCGGGATATACCGCCTCATCTGTCCCATTCAGTTGAATACATTGAGAAAGGGAAGTTATTATATCACCATCTCCTCCTCAGTGCCGGCAGTCGAAGTGCTGGATACGGTAGAAGACCAGTTGCTCTTTGAGATACTCGATGAGCCGGCATGCCTCTTACAGTTAGGCCAGGGCCGAAGCGGCATGATATTGCCCATCATCCACTGGTCGATCGATAAGACCGCATGATGTCACATCCAGAGGTCATGTGAGCGGATCGGGAAAATAGTATCGATTGGTTTGTGTTGAGCGAGTTTCTGTAGACTCAACAATTCCCCCTCGGTTTCTGATAAGGAAAACTCATTTTTTGATAAAGGGTACCAGTGCCATCGTATTGTTTTGTACTTTCTTTGATATCGTAAAAGGTCCATCCCAACAACCATTGATAAAATTCCATTCGACCTGATATCGGGAGAGTATAAAGGCCAGTTCGTCGAACGACCACTCTCTCAGATGCCAGTAATTCTTGGGAGTTCCGTCCGGATTCGTATTTTCAGGAAGTTTATTAGGGGTGCTTATAAAAACACCTTTCTTAGAAACCCGCACCATCTCCTCGATCAGTGCAGAATAATCCACTACATGCTCAATAACATCAACACAGGTGACGATATTAAAAAAATTATCGGGATAGTTTAGATGATATCCATCGTACAGGTTCAACTCAACCAAGCGCGGGTTTCTTCCAACGAGGGTCTGTTGACAATATTCATATGTCTTTTTATCGACATCTACCCCGTATGCTTCACGTGCTTTTATAGAGAGGATGTTCAATCCGTAACCCAGTCCAAATCCAACATCAAGCACCTTTGCCGACTCATCGAGATAGTTATTCAATGCAAAAAAATACGCCTCAATCTGGACAGGTACGACTGAGCCAATCCCCACTGTTGTTGTATACTCCTTCGGGTCAGGTTTTTCAGGCGTGGGCTTTTTGAAAATTTTTGACATCAAATAGTTCCATTTCATATTTTTCTCTCCATTTTCAGCCGAGGAGGTTCTTTCCCGGATTTATTAAAATATACGTTAGTTTTTTAATTATTTCAATCATCAGCCCTATTTATCGGCTCAAGATCTCGCCGCTCTGAATACTCAGTTAAAATACTCAGTGAAAAAATTGTCCTTAATTTATCCATTCACCCGTTTTTCGTTCTCTTTGGCAATCCCTAGTTTTAAGTGAAAATAGTCCACACGACGTTAAAGGTCAATCGGACAGCCTCACAGATAACAACTGAATATTAGTGAATCTGAACGCGCAGTTCACGATTTTTTTTGACCCGATTTCTCAGGTGAAGCCTGTGTCAGAAACACCGTCATCTAGTAGTTTTATGAAGAAACGAGAAGGTATAAGAGAGTAAAAGAACCCGGGGATCCTGAATAAGATTATAGTGATTTCAACAAAGCCTATTTTAGTTTTTATTAACATTTACTAAACGGTTATGTTCCATCCAAAAAAATTTCCAATTGTTAGAATTATTCTCCAATATAAAGAATTTATATTCCTATTAGGGCTATCTCTTGTTTTCTTTTATAAAATTTTTCTTCATTCCGATCAGATTATTTTCCCTGCAAAAGATGTAATAGCACAATATTCTTTCTGGAGATCTTTCTTTGCAACGAATATTCTAAATGGATCCGGTCTCCCTCTCTGGAACCCGTACGTTTTTTCTGGAACACCCTTCATAGGAAATCCTTTATCCAGCATGTTCTATCCCATTTCATGGTTTTTTGTCTGCTTCAATCCTGATACCCTCTTTGGATACCTCTTTCTTCTGGATATTTTTTTAATTGGAGCATTCACATACATTTATGGTCGAACAATCAATCTAGACAAATATTCGGCACTGATATCTGCAGTTATTTTTATGTTCTGCGGAGCGATTACCCCCAGAATTTTTGCCGGCCATCTTGCAAATCTCGATGCAATCGTATGGTTCCCATTGGCTCTGATATTCATTGAACAGACATTTAAAAGAAGCAGGATTGTATATAGTTTTCTCGCTGGTATTGCATTAGGACTGATGTTCCTCACTGGAAATATCCAGTTTGCATTGTATGGAGCATTTACGGCACTACTCTATCTCGTAATCCGAACTATTGTAATAGATGATTTGCCCACGACAAGACAAAAAATAACTCATATCGTGGTTGTTGTTTTTTTATCAATTTGTATTTGTGGTCTGATATCAGCCGTTCAACTTCTTCCAACATGGGAATTTTCACATCTCTCCAGTAGAGGAGAGGGAGTAAGTTACGATTTTTCTACAGAGATATCTCTACCGGTACAAAACATCTTCACCTTGTTTGTCCCAGATTTATATGGACCTCCAACGACCACTCAAAATTATTGGGAATTTTCATTTTATATAGGAATTTTGCCGTTAATCTTAATTATAATTGGTCTCATGTCTCATCGGACAAAATACACCGGAATTTTCTCATTTTTTGCTATATTTTCACTCCTATTTTCTGCTGGTAGATTTTTTCCAATATATAGTTTATTTTTCCAATTTATTCCTGGGTTTTCCATGTTTCAGATTCCATCAACATTGTTATTCGTATTTTCTTTTTCATTATCGATCCTCGCAGGGTTGGGATGTGACTTTATAATCAACAAAAGCCACGGTTTTCATTCCAGGTATTATGATCTAACAAAAAATATTCTGATGAATACTGCCTTGTTTTCCATGATGATAGGCATTTTTGTGATGATCATAATTTCAACATTTTATATACTATACAAAAAAGTCGGCGGCATATTATATGTCTGGAATATGCTTCACATTACAGATATCGGGACTATTTACCTAATAGTAGATTTTCTTGTGTTTATCTTCTTTTTTTATGTCAGCGTTCTTGTGATTTATAATAAGGATGCCTTCAAAGATCCAAGATTGTTTAAAA is part of the Methanosphaerula palustris E1-9c genome and encodes:
- a CDS encoding thioredoxin domain-containing protein, which encodes MTTPPEHQAAPPNRLIDQKSPYLLAHAHQPVAWFPWGEEAFARAAAEQKPVFLSIGYATCHWCHVMAEESFMDLKVAALLNDYYIAIKVDREERPDIDQVYMAVCQMMTGSGGWPLTIIMTPDRRPFFAATYIPKMSRFRGTGMLDLLPMVAQVWREKPGDLIEVATQVVEALHQPARAGAGPEPTIDLLIAGYRGLAATFDPVRGGFGDAPKFPAPHNLLFLLRYWRRSGEPVALAMVEQTLQAMRHGGIYDHLAGGFHRYSTDGGWKVPHFEKMLYDQAMLVMAYTEAFLATGNREYRKTAEATIQYVLRDLVTREGGFAAAQDADSEGEEGRYYLWTLAEVRGLLTQDEAATFTTAYQMTERGNFTDPSNPKLTGRNVLYRSPDAPLQDPDLHLVAADAKLAAARRERVPPLTDDKVLTGWNGLMIAALARAGRAFGVADYIDVAGRAADFLLGTMRDQGGRLLHRYRDGEVAISGQAEDYAALIWGLLDLYQATFTVRYLADAVEVMKEFTARCWDPAGGGFFSAAEDATDLIVRQKEQYDGAMPSANSVAFMDLLLLARLTGEPAYEEQAEELGRFMTGVVEQSPLIATFFLAGLDFALGPAQEVVIVGDEGAVDTTAMVRALAERFLPSTTVQFKPAAAGAEDLTTVAPFTASMERKDGRATVYVCSGQSCAPPAVGVEAMLEVIEGGGRIIF
- a CDS encoding YfhO family protein, which encodes MFHPKKFPIVRIILQYKEFIFLLGLSLVFFYKIFLHSDQIIFPAKDVIAQYSFWRSFFATNILNGSGLPLWNPYVFSGTPFIGNPLSSMFYPISWFFVCFNPDTLFGYLFLLDIFLIGAFTYIYGRTINLDKYSALISAVIFMFCGAITPRIFAGHLANLDAIVWFPLALIFIEQTFKRSRIVYSFLAGIALGLMFLTGNIQFALYGAFTALLYLVIRTIVIDDLPTTRQKITHIVVVVFLSICICGLISAVQLLPTWEFSHLSSRGEGVSYDFSTEISLPVQNIFTLFVPDLYGPPTTTQNYWEFSFYIGILPLILIIIGLMSHRTKYTGIFSFFAIFSLLFSAGRFFPIYSLFFQFIPGFSMFQIPSTLLFVFSFSLSILAGLGCDFIINKSHGFHSRYYDLTKNILMNTALFSMMIGIFVMIIISTFYILYKKVGGILYVWNMLHITDIGTIYLIVDFLVFIFFFYVSVLVIYNKDAFKDPRLFKIILTTIIVADLFLFGARFIDTKDPNEVFKNPDFISIFKSEGDSYFRIYDETGIIDQNIALRNKLYLVNGYDPTYLKRYQQYYLRSQSGDINTTYSWKQENGIEDLDILRSLNVRYIITSQPLNLTGIEIIQNKSPFIYRLNYTYPRAFLVPVSEFNSTKPDRLIPAHIIDYSPNRITIHTNSSEDVYLVTSEIYYPGWSAEDEASKIEIEKYQGIFRSVRLSPGEHNISFSYFPKILTFA
- a CDS encoding class I SAM-dependent methyltransferase, which translates into the protein MKWNYLMSKIFKKPTPEKPDPKEYTTTVGIGSVVPVQIEAYFFALNNYLDESAKVLDVGFGLGYGLNILSIKAREAYGVDVDKKTYEYCQQTLVGRNPRLVELNLYDGYHLNYPDNFFNIVTCVDVIEHVVDYSALIEEMVRVSKKGVFISTPNKLPENTNPDGTPKNYWHLREWSFDELAFILSRYQVEWNFINGCWDGPFTISKKVQNNTMALVPFIKK
- a CDS encoding ABC transporter permease — encoded protein: MTSTAHHEEQVPTLIIRPPRKWVPIDFQEIWAYRELLYFFTWRDVKIRYKQTGLGFAWAIIQPLFTMLIFTLIFGGFAHIPSDGIPYPLFSYAALLPWTLFAEGMTRSTNSMVVNAPIMTKVYFPRLLMPISGIMSPLVDFCIAFLIMIAMMFYYGFMPTLNVVFLPLFLLLAIGTSLGVGLWLSALNVQYRDFQYTVPFLIQIWMYASPVVYPASMLPESLRVLYGLNPMAGVIEGFRWALLGSTPPSAMILVSVGVVVVLLVSGLFYFKKMEQYFADLV
- a CDS encoding ABC transporter ATP-binding protein, with the translated sequence MSDDVAIRVKNLGKRYKLGQQTGGYKTMGETITRLVKSPFRRFQHQDSKKIDGADAFWALKNISFEVKKGEVIGFIGRNGAGKSTLLKILSRITAPTEGTVEVHGRIGSLLEVGTGFHPELTGRENIFLSGSIMGMKKAEIDEKFDEIVEFSEIEKFLDTPVKRYSSGMYVRLAFAVAAHLDPEILIVDEVLAVGDMKFQKKCLGKMSDVAKGGRTVLFVSHNMGAMTTLCKTGFLLSNGSIIKEGEIKEVVAHYLDQMKDRTGQYIRDASEPIKKLAISRVTLQRDNEVVTRYYNKDVLNVTIDIIVKTVVFGAQLAVGLYTGSDDCIFSTTNQDWSEEKEILEPGIYRLICPIQLNTLRKGSYYITISSSVPAVEVLDTVEDQLLFEILDEPACLLQLGQGRSGMILPIIHWSIDKTA